A DNA window from Pogona vitticeps strain Pit_001003342236 chromosome 2, PviZW2.1, whole genome shotgun sequence contains the following coding sequences:
- the LOC110077949 gene encoding actin-3, with the protein MKKHHSPCSVGRRPASAGPPSTPPSGRSSSASPSDKYKDYAAVVIDTGTGYTKSGLAGDEKPRSFLPTLVGVPRYRTKESPLYYIGKNIPQQRSEVSTRVVMTHGVVTDWDALEMLWHHVFYTELTVCPEELPVLVTDAPLSPTTNREKMAELLFENFEVPAMFVVHQSLLSVYSYGRIGGLVIGSGHGTSYTAPVHNGYVMPDATYRLDIAGSALTEFLAKLMGESGNPFLKEEMEEVCQIKEKHGYVAEEYESELNADEKKYLIEYTLPDRQVISIGSERFRCPEVLFNPTMLGFPEVGLHVQAINSVRKCKPEWQEELLSNVLLAGGSTMLRGFSERIKKELQKIEPASKVGILASPTRIFSAWLGGSIVASLNSFQNIWINRQEYNEKGSFVVHRHRF; encoded by the coding sequence ATGAAGAAGCACCACAGCCCTTGTTCAGTGGGCCGTAGGCCTGCCTCTGCAGGCCCTCCTTCAACCCCTCCCTCAGGCCGATCAAGCTCAGCAAGCCCATCAGACAAATACAAGGATTATGCTGCTGTCGTAATAGACACAGGCACCGGGTACACAAAAAGTGGCCTTGCCGGAGATGAGAAGCCGAGGTCCTTTCTGCCAACTCTGGTGGGAGTGCCCCGATACAGGACAAAGGAAAGCCCATTGTATTACATTGGGAAGAACATCCCCCAACAGCGTTCAGAGGTGAGCACCCGTGTGGTAATGACTCACGGTGTGGTGACAGACTGGGATGCCCTCGAGATGCTTTGGCACCATGTCTTCTACACAGAGCTCACTGTGTGTCCTGAAGAACTACCTGTCCTGGTCACCGATGCCCCCCTGAGCCCAACCACCAACCGTGAGAAAATGGCAGAGCTGCTCTTTGAGAACTTTGAGGTGCCCGCCATGTTTGTGGTCCACCAGTCCCTCTTGTCTGTGTATTCCTACGGGCGCATAGGCGGGCTGGTGATTGGCTCTGGCCATGGGACTTCCTACACAGCTCCTGTTCACAATGGTTACGTCATGCCTGATGCTACCTACCGACTGGACATTGCAGGCAGTGCCCTGACTGAATTCCTGGCCAAGCTGATGGGGGAATCTGGGAACCCTTTTCTCAAGGAGGAAATGGAGGAGGTGTGTCAAATCAAGGAGAAACATGGCTACGTTGCTGAGGAATATGAGTCTGAGCTGAATGCAGATGAGAAGAAATATCTCATAGAGTACACCCTTCCTGACCGCCAAGTCATCTCCATTGGCAGCGAACGCTTCCGCTGCCCAGAGGTCCTTTTCAATCCTACCATGCTGGGCTTCCCAGAGGTAGGGCTTCATGTCCAAGCCATTAACAGTGTCAGAAAATGTAAGCCGGAGTGGCAAGAAGAACTGCTTTCCAATGTGCTGCTGGCTGGTGGCTCAACCATGCTTCGCGGCTTCTCTGAGAGGATTAAGAAGGAGTTGCAAAAAATTGAGCCAGCAAGCAAGGTGGGCATCCTGGCTTCTCCCACCCGCATCTTCTCAGCCTGGTTGGGAGGCTCCATTGTGGCTTCGCTCAACTCTTTCCAAAATATATGGATTAACCGGCAGGAATACAATGAAAAGGGGTCTTTTGTTGTCCACCGGCATCGCTTCTGA